One Serinicoccus chungangensis genomic window carries:
- a CDS encoding aldo/keto reductase, translating into MHTRTIGNPTVGEHQVGAIGLGLMTFDQSGEQPREQLLDTVRAALDAGVTLFDTADAYGPGEKGAGAQGENERLIASLLDELGVRDQVLLATKGGHVRTDGGAWETDSSHDYLVSTVDASLERLGVEQIALWQHHRPDPDTPDEEVFATLKEIADSGKVAMVGLSNADPAQIRAAHAVLGDALVSVQNQFSPKFRSSYPEIEVCAELGLAFLPWSPLGGLNDAKQLADHHPAFAEVAEARGVSPQQVALAWELAQSPVVIPIPGAKRPQSVQDSAAAADLQLSDEELARLEG; encoded by the coding sequence ATGCACACACGGACTATCGGCAACCCCACCGTCGGCGAGCACCAGGTCGGCGCGATCGGCCTGGGGCTCATGACCTTCGACCAGAGCGGGGAGCAGCCCCGCGAGCAGCTCCTCGACACCGTGCGCGCGGCGCTCGACGCGGGGGTGACGCTGTTCGACACCGCGGACGCCTACGGCCCGGGCGAGAAGGGCGCCGGTGCGCAGGGCGAGAACGAGCGCCTCATCGCCTCGCTGCTCGACGAGCTGGGCGTGCGCGACCAGGTCCTGCTCGCGACCAAGGGTGGGCACGTGCGCACCGACGGCGGCGCCTGGGAGACCGACAGCAGCCACGACTACCTCGTCTCCACCGTGGACGCCAGCCTCGAGCGGCTCGGCGTCGAGCAGATCGCCCTGTGGCAGCACCACCGGCCCGACCCGGACACCCCGGACGAGGAGGTCTTCGCGACGCTCAAGGAGATCGCCGACTCCGGCAAGGTGGCCATGGTCGGGCTGTCCAACGCCGACCCCGCCCAGATCCGCGCGGCGCACGCCGTGCTGGGCGACGCCCTGGTGAGCGTGCAGAACCAGTTCAGCCCCAAGTTCCGCAGCAGCTACCCCGAGATCGAGGTCTGCGCCGAGCTGGGCCTCGCGTTCCTGCCCTGGTCGCCGCTGGGGGGCCTCAACGACGCCAAGCAGCTGGCCGACCACCACCCGGCCTTCGCCGAGGTCGCCGAGGCGCGCGGCGTCAGCCCGCAGCAGGTGGCGCTGGCCTGGGAGCTGGCGCAGTCCCCGGTCGTCATCCCCATCCCCGGGGCCAAGCGGCCCCAGTCGGTGCAGGACTCCGCCGCGGCGGCCGACCTGCAGCTGAGCGACGAGGAGCTGGCCCGCCTGGAGGGCTGA